Below is a window of Rhodamnia argentea isolate NSW1041297 chromosome 11, ASM2092103v1, whole genome shotgun sequence DNA.
CAACCGCAAGTACCTGCGCCGGGAGTGATGCAGACGAGGCCGGTGATCATGCCCTGGACGGCTCCGATGACTGAGGGCTtcttgaagaagatgacgtCGAGCCATGTCCACACCAGAAGGCTGGTGGCCGCGCAGATGTTGGTGTTGAGAACGGCCATGGACGAGTCGGTGTTGGCTGCGTAAGGGTCGCCCCCGTTGAACCCCGCCCACCCCATCCACAGCAATCCCGCACCCGCCAGCATCAACAACACATTATTGGGAGGAAACCTCTCTCTGTCCCTGGTCGATCTGGGTCccacctatatatatatatatatatatatatatatatataaaaacgaCGCGATATACCGTAAATGATTTTTAACAAATACGATGCATAAAAATTTATATACATACTTGAGGTGGAGATTTTTTGGGTGGGAAGAGGATTGATTTTTCAATCAGCAAGTTTGAAAATCAGATAAATTAAATGGGTTTGGCAAAGCCTATATAAAAGTCAACAGCGTAGAGAATTATGCGTGTATATAAAAATCAACAGCGTAGAGaatcattttcttctctatcagaagataaaaatggaaaatgggtAGTGGAATTTCCAtgagataaagagagagagagattcagcTGACCCAAAAAGCGGTAGTCAAGCCGGCGATCCCCGAGGAGAGGTGGATGACGTAGCCGCCGGAGTAGTCCATGACGCCCCACTGGAAGAGGAAGCCGCCGCCCCACAGGCTGAAGGCGCCGACCGTGTAGCTGAACGTCAGCCACAGGGGAACGAACATCATCCACGCCCGGAAGTTCATCCTCCCCAGCACCGACCCCCCGAGCAGTATCACCGTGATCGCCGCGAACACGCACTGGAACCACACCATCGACGCCATCGGGTAGAACGGCATGCTCATCTGCGTCTCCACGCTCCCGTTCTTGTGGTGGTGAGTCGACGCGGGGAGCATGGCCTCCTCTATGAGAAACTTCTGGCCGAGTGCGGGGCCAGCCTTGCCCCAGAAGGGCAGGAGCTTGTGCCCGAACGACATCTTGTAGGCCCAGGTGACCCAGCATATGACCACCGCCGCGAAGGCGTACAGCGCCATGAAGGCCGAGTTCACCGCCCACTTCTTCTTGACGATGCTCCCGTACAGGATCACGAGGCCGGGGACGCTCTGGAGGCCCACCAGCGTGGCGGCGATCATCTGCCATGTGTTGTCCCCCTTGTTCAGCCAGTCAGGCACCGCCGGCGCGCCGGCCCGGTACGCCAGTGGCACGGGGTTCGGGGAAGGAGCGGACATTGTTAATCAGTATAGCTAGAGAGAGCAATATGGCAAAGAgattagagaaagaaatgacGTTGAAGTGTGCGATGAAGATTCTGTTCCGTGTATATACAAAAGTCAAAGGTTTTGGTGATGATGTTAACATTTCGTTCTAGTTCATATTTCGGACATATTCATAAGATTCCGAGGACGGTGAGCCATTGGTCCGGATGACCAGTCACAGAGTGACAAGTTCTTGAGGACTCCCAATTGGCGATTACAACATTCTCACAAAATTCGAATTCCtataaagaaaaatttcccAAGATTCCATTCCCTATTATtgcctaaaaaatttcattttcgtAAAAGTCGAGGTAAATTTACTTATGAATTTTCAtacatgattttgtttttttgggatcAGGGCGCCTAATTAGTTTGTGTGGAGGGTTATCAGCAAAGGCACATTTGTAAAAACTTGGAGGACATTTTCTGATGGAACCGGTCGATGACCAGGTCATATGTGGATACAGACAGCTCCCAAGCTTAAAACCCTAGCTGTCCATCGCTATCAGATTTCGCAATCCGTATGCCCTACTTGAAGTTTCGAATTGAATTGCATATGATTCTCTGCTTGTTTGTGCAATTTATTCCACGGTCTACTTGTCCGTTTATTTCTTCATCAAACGGTCATGATCCAATGATGTTATGAGGTTTAATATTATTCGAAAGCAACTATGATAACGTGACCTGTAGAACGTGTACTTATTTGTCTTGTGCCGATGTTCTATGCACACACCAAGTCACGAGATGAAACAGCATATGAGATTTGACGACCCTCCAGTCAGGTCCACTTCTAATTTTAATTGAAGAGCTCTTGTAATGGTTGCTCTTCAGGAGTTGTTGTCACCGACAAAATTTAGGGTTCCATTTCCGGCCGTCTTCTTTTCTTATGGTCATGTCTTCCTTTGTGGCCCAGATCCATAATAAAACCCAAATGGCACCATCTCCCATTTCTTGTTTTTATCCAAACGCGGATGagccaattatatcaatttcCTATCCTCTAATTGAATCTTAAGTATGTGTTAGTATGCTCTTGGTCTCTTGTTAATCATGTTTTCTGGTGAATGGGGTTCTCTTAGTTTACTTAACAGTAGTGTATGAAATATACCAAgagttgaaaattttgcatggtTCATAACAAGAGGAGAAAGAAGAGTGCACGATTCAATTTCAAAGACCATTTGACAAATCCTGTTCGAAAACAATTATTCTCAATTGCATGAACATCAATATCATCATCCACTTGCATTTGCTGGGGATTAACCTAATGTCGCTATGCGATGACACGAATTTTCTCCGTGTGTTCATGTCATTACAAAGACAAATCCTGTTCTCTCGAGCAAGTAACTTAACAAGTTACTTGTTCACCCCATTTCCGTTCAAGATTGTCAAGATGTTCAATGAAAGATTGGCAAGAGGCTTGCTTAGTATGGGCAATCTCCTATTGCAGTTCAAAAATCCGGAAAGTATTATCTCGATGTTCATACATATCATGAGGCGAGTCCCTTAGGGCTTTTGCAATCTCAAAGTATGCAAAATTTCATAGCTATGAAGATCCATGTAGTTAAAAATTCATGACATGACAAGATTGTCAATAGCTTGCCACTCGACTTATTTAGGAACGATGATAGGAAGAGGTCTAATCAAGTCATTAGCATGCTCCAACTCTGATCCGCCTCCAAGAGCGCTCGAGGCCAGAGGAGGTAATTGTGACCATTAAAAAGGATGGATGTGAGTTGAGTACTCATTTCATTCGACCcaaacaacccaaatcaatgGTAATAGAGGTGCTGGCCATTGtgcaaaatgaacaaaaatgagaaaacatAATTGATTATAAAGACAAGCTGCAATACCCAATGAAGTATTAGGAAGCGCAGGAGCTTGATGTCAATCTTGTTTTCTCTGATACCGCATAGCAAGTTAATATGAAGATggaagagacaaagaaaagagaagatcaACAAAGGTTTTACGTGGTTCGGTTAACTAAGAAAAAATACCTTGGAAGCCTATATCCACCGTATAAATCTCCATATTTCTTAGCTTCTTGAGGGGATTCATTCTCTTTACATAAAGAAAAGTACATCATAGTTGCTAAACATAGCCTATGATTTTTATGGTATATACGTCTATTATCTATTGGACCTTATTCCTCAATCTTATCTTAACTTGGCAAGTGTATCTCGCTAACACTACCTGTGTTTTTGTGCTTCACGGTGCTCACACTGCCACTCCATTTGCTCCATCGTGTCCCACGGTGTTGCCCAACGCCAAAGCCAAAATTGTAGGTCAGATTCGTTTGTGCCATTCCAATCTCAAGCCACAATTCCAGTGATCTGGCCTAGCATCGACGAAATTTCTGCAGTATCAAAAGTCGTCAACAGAACCTCTATCCAATTCTCGCACTCTAGCCTTTCCGACGCCTTGCATCGTGGCAACTCCGAACTAGTGCTGTGAACTTTCTTCACTATTACGTGGGTCGAGGCTTGCCGTCACTAGATTCGGTGAGGGTTGTCCTCGCCAGCTTCGATCGAGACTCGTCCTCACCTAAGGCCAATGAGGGTCGCCCTCGCTGATGGCCAGTGAGGGTCGACCTCAAGTGAGGCTTGCTCTCACTAGATCCTGCATGGTCAAGCCTCGCCCAAAGCTGCTAGGCCGGTCCTCGCTAGCCTTTGGCGAGGTCGCCCCTAACCGGATCCCAACAAGGGTGACCATACTTGAGGCTGGCgaaggcgaccctcgccgataATTGCCTTTGGCTGGTCGTCGGGTCTCGACTAgcggaggaggaaggaggaaaaaggaaaagaaaatataaatattaaaataaaaaaatttcatgaaatattAAATATTGTTATTACTTGTCCACGTCAGAGCTCCCTTACCAACTCGACGAGTCGATCTTGTCTATTTTTCACAGAAACAATTTAAGGAGAATAATTGTTAACAATTGAGCTCCAATTGGGTCCAGCATGAGTAGCTAAAATTATATTGTATAAAATGGATCATTGTGGATTAAATGAATCATTTTGAGTCAAACCAATTTCGACCCGATTCAAATCTAACCGATCTCCCTTCCACTACTCCATTTTGACTTCATAAATTTTGTAAAGTTGCTTCCTTTCTTCTCGCTTGTTGAGTTCCAACTTTTGCAGAACCTGATTTGCGACTTTGTATAGGTATAGATACAACGTACGTGCATACAATTCAAATGGAGATTAGTGGATGTAATGTGGATGATTTATCGATAGATGGTCCACAAAACCATGAGTTATGCTCGTCGTTTCTACCTTTGACCAATTATTTTACACGAACCTCCAAGTAAAAAGTCACATTTGATTATATAATCAAACAGGGACATTCATCCTGATTCAAACATTAATGAATTAGTGACGGTTTTTTCTCAGCATAAATCACGAGAAAGCACTCTCTCGATCCAGAAGGTCCCAATCTATCCTTTGAATGAAGAGCTTCTCTTGTGGAATGTCATACCCGatattgtgtgtgtgtgtctatatatatacatatatagagagagagagagagaggttacgCTTCTGAATTTTTACAAAAGGGAAGCAAGACTCCTACTAGAGGGGgcccatatatatttttttatttttatagaaaaaGATAGTAACACTTAATTTGCATGTACATATATGTAGAAATACCTACAGACCCgatgttcctaattttttctttgtttaactTAGCTCGGGAACAAAAGGTTCTAATTCTTGCAAGTTGAACCATGCACATGTCATGGTCTTGTAAAAACATCATTTCCTTAGTGACTTTGAGATtactcttttcccttcttcaagTCAGAAAATCAATGGCCACAATTTAATAGGACAAGGTCGAAATTATATTAACTCAATGTCAAACCACTTAAAAGGTATAGACGCATTCAGATATCGTGTATCACTTGAGTTTATCTCAGCTTTGAAGTCAGTAGACAAACTTCTGACCACGTTATTCATTTCTTTCTACAGGTAAAGAAAACATCGATTATAGGGCACCCCCTTGGTGCAAACCCATAAACAAAAAGAGCTCAAATAACCAAAGCCATTTGTAAAACCACTCTCAAAATCATATCAACTGAGGCATTACATCCATTAGCAAGTTTCCACTGTACCAAAAGTGCAAAACTCCAAATGAAAGATCACGTGACGTGCATAAGCCTGTCACATGTCACCTTGTGATGGCTATTACATATCCATGCATAAGCAAACCTAGAGAATGTCGATGCAATGCAACATGTGCACATAATTCAATTCATAGTTTtgttgatataaaaaaatttcgaataaaGAATAACTATTGGCTCAAAGATATTATATAACTGTTATCTTACcaaatttctgattttatttttcctaaaattgaaatttcttgtATTCTGTATGGAATTGTGTACTATTTACAAGACTATGGATCACCCATTATGGGAATTATTAGTAGTTACTTACTAGTGGCAAGACCTTTAGAAGTATGGACAAGAAAGCCACCATTAGAGGGGGCAGACCTCACACAATTAAAGACTGGTCCCATATATATTATTCTCTAAGTTCAGTGGGGATGGTGGCAAATCTCCGCCCCCAGGTCCGCTGGTGCCTATATAAGGAGCAAGTACCCAGAAAAAAGTGAATAGGAGAGGCAAGGAGCATTGTTGCATTTTTGTCGAACTTTCCTTTGAGACAAGTTAATGAGAACCCACAGAAAGTCGGCCGCCTACAATGTGAATGCATTTCCATACCATACACATCAAAATTTCTTTCACTAAGCTGCaatattagagaaaaaaaaggcgTTCTTCATGAAATAAAGAGAGAATTAAGCCCATAATGAGAGATATTTCAGTAAGGCCCTAAAAGCATGCAAGTTtaccattatttaaaaaaaaaaaaaatcctaggacAAGAAAAGCATACCTGCAATTGGTATGATAAACGAATATTTTCCTCCATTATGTCTTGCCTGTATGACAGAGCTTTAGATGCAGCATCAACAAGGTCCTGCTGCTGCTGATCAAAGGCCTACATTTCCAAAAACAGAGGGCAAACCATTGTGTGGATAATGAAAGGCAAACCAGAATTGAAGAAATAGAGTAATGACCGATCAAAGGTTCCGTACCATACGCATATAAGCAATTCGCTTCTCCAAGACATACTTTTCGTTTCATACTTGTGCTTCCTACAGCAAGATTAATTTGTATCACTCCCAAACACTACTTAGTCCAGAAGCAGACTCAAGTAAAAGCCCACTCAGTCATACAAGAGACCACCAGATATCACTCCTACCCTCACTGGATAATCTGACAAATGTCTCCTTAACTGTACAATCTCTTGTTCCTGTTCCTGAACCTTATGAATGAGATCCTACAAATAtcattttcttcataaaaatGCAGTCAACACAAATatcagaagaaaaaaggaatttgTGGAATTATCTCACAGCAACCTGTTTCTGGAGGCTGCTAGAATTATTGACTTCAGCCATCTACATACCTGTTTCTGGAGGCTGATAAAGTGGACTGATTTGACATAATTTCAAAGAACCTGAAGAACAGAACACCAAAAAATCTACAGTGGCTCAAGTCCAGTGTCGAGTAAAAAAACCCCTCACAAGTTGTATGAGAGTTGCAATGAGACATACATCTGTATATTAACAACATCTTTCTCAAAAGCCTTCTTGGCCTTTAGCTAAAGTTCTGGGTTGTGACCACCCTACTTATTAGGACATCATCTTCGGACAGACTAGTGAAATTCATTGCGTACCAAGCTGGCTCACTGGACTAGCCAATTTGAAGCCCTAGCTGAATCCCTCGAAATCTCTTCCCTCCTCGCTAACCTCATTGCCTTCCTCCAGGGTCGAGAACTCCTATAGTTCAActacatttccttcacaaaaatGGATCCAAAGATGGAATTAATTATTACAGTGTCAAGCGACTATGTAGCCAAGCttattcagtcctaaacgtACCTGGTCGCAAGCATGGCGGCAATAGTGCTTGAAAAGAGTAGATGGTTACTTCCTTCACATGCTCACTATACCAAAGAAGTTGGATGCACGCTCTCGTAAAACTGTTGTATACATGATGACCCACTATCAGGGTGCACCAACAGTTCACATGCTTCTAATTCCTAAGTGTTTGCCAAACACTAACCCTTACTTCAATAGAAGAATTCAAGCGCTCCAAAAGCAAAACATAAGACAGACTCAACAACTGCTACACATGGTCAGGCTACAATTTTAATGATAGAGAGAGAGCATAAAAGCTAGGGCCATATAAGGAAATATTCTTGTTATGTTCAGAATGAACCACCCTCGAGGTCCAAACTACAACTCTTTTGGCTATCAAGACAGAAGTAGAACATCATAACACTAACTTAGAATAAATAGATAAGTGCGAAGCCCACCAGATGCATGTCTATATGTACAGGTATTATACATTTAAATAATGTACATTTTCAGTTCAAACAtatgtaaaattaaaatattctgCACTAACAAAAGTACCTACTACTTACATATCTTTCCAGTTCCTGCATTTTTTCCTGCAGCTCGGTCCTCAGCCGAACATTCTCCTCCACCTGTCAAAAGTGACATGGAAAATTAAGATCATAATGTTACAGATTGCAGCCTACAGCAGCAACTCTAACTTAAAAGCGTGTAATTAAATTCAGCTAGCAACATGCAGGTTTTTCGCAGAACATCACGAGACATGAAAGTGCAAGCTATGAGTTCATAGTCAAGCACATCATTTACTTGCGATAAGTAAAAGTTACGGAAAAAGGCACCAGGCAATGCCCAACTCCTGTGCAAGATAAACTTTTATGTCCACCTGATAACTGAGCGTGACATCCACAATGGTGAACTAGGAGGATAATTCCTCACTCCTTCAGTTGTCAATTAGGAAGTTGCAAAAGAATGGGAGCAAGAAAGAATTGACCAAGTAATGCAGCACATGCAACTGAAAAAGCCAAACCCTGAATAACTTGAAAACTGCTTGTTCACTGCTTAGTCGTGGGGGTATGGGTGTTGGGCTGCAGATGTCATGGAGGTTCTCTGTGGAAGATGCTCCTCGTTGGAGAAGGTTGGGGGTGGGGGTTCTCTTATAGAAGATGGTTTTTGGCATGCAGAAGGATCTATACAATACATCATGTGAGCCATTTCCCACAAAACGTAGGTCCTTGCCAAACAATCTCTTCCATTTCGAAGTATAACCACCTATATTTCCACCCAGATGTAGTCAAACTAGTACTCTTCATACACCTCGTCTACAATCAAAGACAGTGACCTGTACGATGCAAAGTATCTGAATGACATACATGTTCCCATCGTACTAGTGAAAAGCAAAGAGTCGTACTTATTAGAGTTTCAGGAACCAGCAAGGTCGCCAAATCGACCATCTATTCAGTACCCCTTTGGTGCTCATCAATGAATTGCATTTACgcatccaaaagaaaaggcctaTTGGGTACATAATTAGCGGGTAAAGTTCAGATACCCCACGCCCCTTCCTGCATGTCCACACAGTATGAGGGTTCACAACTAGTTCAATCATGAAAGGACATGGGTGGTAAATGATGGTTCccagttggccaaaaatcttcTGTAGTGCGGTTTCTTGGAACTTGGCTGCCACTACATAGGCTGGTAGATGCTTGAGCTACCTTATGCTTTTGAATTGGGTATCAAATGAACTATCTAAGGGGTGGGAGaggaaggggaagagagagagagagagagagagagagagagagagagagagagagagagagagagagagagagaggaacctgCTGTTTAATAGTGGCTTCGGCAGCTTCGACGGCTTTCATGACCTGGAACAAGTTATAATTGTTGGAGTTGATATTGGAAGAAGCATCGTTAAGCGCCATTCCAGAGAACTTATCAGCCAATTTCCCATCAAAGCCGTTGTCCATCTTCGGCGCAAGCTCAATCAACAGGGTTAGACCCAGAAACCCGCAAAATCAACGGGAGCTCAGCTCCACTTCAACCAATCGGGTCCCTGCTTCTAGGGCTTCTACGGGAGCCGAGCTACGCCCCACGATTCCTGCGATTCCAGCTCGCGCCGCACCAACCCCTAACGAGGGCGGAAGCGCAGAATCAGGAGCTGCGGCGAAAGGATTGAGATCGCCAATGGAAGCCCGGTGGACACGGCAAGATCGATGAAGAACAACACATCGTCTCCCTCCCAGTCCGCTCTTCAGCTCGCGTGCAGAGAAAAGACATAAAAGACTCTCTCTGCTTAATAACAATAAcaaccgtctctctctctctctctctctcttctgtgctAAAATGCTTGACTTTGTTTTTTATGGGATGTTTTCTCATGATTAAACATCGCCTCCTCCTCCACGATATAAACCCCCCCAATTCCCATAAAtgctccttaaaaaaaaaaaaatcaataatgagTATAGGCCGAACACCATGTGTAATacaaatttttactattttaagCGCGAGCTGGAAAGTTACCGTATTACATTTATAAAACGACGTATTCTCGGACGTTGCGGTGTCATATTCACGAACCGACATCATCCTTAACATTCCATCCACGTAATAATTCAATTGAAAAGATATCGCCGTAATTTAACTATTTAGATGACTATGCCCTATTAGTTGTTTTGAGGCCAGCAACCTCGAATCGATAGTAACGAGTGAAATTATGCATtgaatgaggattataaatccGAAAAAGAGAGATTATGCCCAGTAACATAAGTGCAAAAATAAGGATGTTGTTTGACATTTGCCCTCTATTGTAGCAAACCAAGCTAACGATACGTTGGACCTTTACCTCGCATTTTATCAATTCGGGCGAT
It encodes the following:
- the LOC115755912 gene encoding ammonium transporter 3 member 1-like isoform X2; translated protein: MSAPSPNPVPLAYRAGAPAVPDWLNKGDNTWQMIAATLVGLQSVPGLVILYGSIVKKKWAVNSAFMALYAFAAVVICWVTWAYKMSFGHKLLPFWGKAGPALGQKFLIEEAMLPASTQMSMPFYPMASMVWFQCVFAAITVILLGGSVLGRMNFRAWMMFVPLWLTFSYTVGAFSLWGGGFLFQWGVMDYSGGYVIHLSSGIAGLTTAFWVGPRSTRDRERFPPNNVLLMLAGAGLLWMGWAGFNGGDPYAANTDSSMAVLNTNICAATSLLVWTWLDVIFFKKPSVIGAVQGMITGLVCITPGAGLVQGWAAIAMGILSGSVPWFTMMIVHKRWTLLQKIDDTLSVFHTHAVAGYLGGILTGFFAEPKLCSLFLPVTNSKGGVYGGSGGVQIGKQLAGGAFIIGWNLVVTSIVCVAISLVIPLRMPEDELLIGDDAVHGEEAYALWGDGEIYNTTRHDTDDTTHHMTPPSGATQVI
- the LOC115755912 gene encoding ammonium transporter 3 member 1-like isoform X1; amino-acid sequence: MSAPSPNPVPLAYRAGAPAVPDWLNKGDNTWQMIAATLVGLQSVPGLVILYGSIVKKKWAVNSAFMALYAFAAVVICWVTWAYKMSFGHKLLPFWGKAGPALGQKFLIEEAMLPASTHHHKNGSVETQMSMPFYPMASMVWFQCVFAAITVILLGGSVLGRMNFRAWMMFVPLWLTFSYTVGAFSLWGGGFLFQWGVMDYSGGYVIHLSSGIAGLTTAFWVGPRSTRDRERFPPNNVLLMLAGAGLLWMGWAGFNGGDPYAANTDSSMAVLNTNICAATSLLVWTWLDVIFFKKPSVIGAVQGMITGLVCITPGAGLVQGWAAIAMGILSGSVPWFTMMIVHKRWTLLQKIDDTLSVFHTHAVAGYLGGILTGFFAEPKLCSLFLPVTNSKGGVYGGSGGVQIGKQLAGGAFIIGWNLVVTSIVCVAISLVIPLRMPEDELLIGDDAVHGEEAYALWGDGEIYNTTRHDTDDTTHHMTPPSGATQVI